A window of Seriola aureovittata isolate HTS-2021-v1 ecotype China chromosome 17, ASM2101889v1, whole genome shotgun sequence genomic DNA:
CCTTGCTCTGTGGCATGTAGTAATGCACCAGCTTCAGGACGCAGTCGAAGTGGGGAACGGACTGAATGTTCTTAGGGTCTGTTTGCAGGTAAAAAGACGCAGTGTCGCACTGGATCCGCAGATTCTTGGTGCCTGACGCCGTCTTAACACTGAGGGTGAACAGGTGACGGTTGTCGGAGCTGTCACGGATGAGGAAGGTGCCGGTGGTCTCGGCTGCCAGCATGGCGTTGGCCTCCTTCCCAGTGATGGCACCCCAGTAGAAGCCACTCTCCTGGAGCTTTTGGAGCGTGGTGAGGATCATCTGGTACTGCGTCTTGGAGGTGAAAGTCTTGTAACGGTAAGGCAGCCGCATGTTGGAGTCCAAGAGGCTGCTGCTCATTGCGGAGTCAAACTTGCTGTGAGTTACCATGGCGCTGTGCCCGCTCTCTAAGTAGCCTGGGGAGCACCGGGCgccacacagaggagagaagaagaggtggagTTAAACAGAGGTTCAGAGGGATGTCTGGGAGGGCATGAAGAGGTCAGCTCTCTGGAAATGAAACacctgaggagaaaaaaaagagatgagtGAGTTAGAGCTCAGTGTGGAAAAGATTAACCTGTCAATACAATTCTGTTTAAAAGTTTAAGTACACACTGCCATAATATCCCAGatctgttttattcatgcaATACTCTtcaactgctgcagctccactggaaACTAGTTTTCCAGATGTGGAGGTTGTGTGCATCATGCCTTTAAACATCTCTGGTGATGTGTGGGAGATTGTCCCACAGCgccagcagttttttttttttttctttttttttaaattgtcatcTAAAAACCAAAGAACAGTCACCCAGCTTGTAtgactcctctcctctgttgGACAAGAATGTTGGTTTTCACAATATGTTAACTTAGATTAACTTCTAGCTATTTTGGGGaa
This region includes:
- the socs3a gene encoding suppressor of cytokine signaling 3a; protein product: MVTHSKFDSAMSSSLLDSNMRLPYRYKTFTSKTQYQMILTTLQKLQESGFYWGAITGKEANAMLAAETTGTFLIRDSSDNRHLFTLSVKTASGTKNLRIQCDTASFYLQTDPKNIQSVPHFDCVLKLVHYYMPQSKGNTRSGNMYYIYSGGEKIPLELIKPLSCSLSTLQHLCRKTVNGHLDISSKRDQLPHPLKEFLQEYDAPI